The Mycoplasmopsis caviae sequence AGTTGATAAAGCAATGCAAAATTATGAATTTACTATAATCGGCAGTGAACTATCTAAATTTATATACAACGATTTTTCTTCATGGTATGTTGAACTATTAAAAATAATGCCAAGTAAAAATGCAGCTTTGGAAAATCTCAAAAATCTTCTTCTAATTGCTCACCCATTCTTGCCATTTATTACGGACCACTTATATAAAGTTTTATTTAATAAGGAATTATTGGAGCAAGAATATAACAACTTAAAAATTCAGAAAGCAAAAAACCTAGAACAAATCGACCAAATAATTTCAGTAGTTAATATATTGAGAAAATATCGTGAAGAAAACAATATAAGCAAGAAAGAAATTCTTTACTATGATTGCAATATTGAGAAAAATGAATTTATTATAAATTCACTAAAAGCACTATCAAACAGTGAAATTAGTCAAAACAAAGATACTTTATTTGTTGATGGAAACATTAATGTTTATATTAAGGAATCTGCTGAACAAAAAAAATTATATATTGCTAAATTAAATGAGAAAATTGCTCATCTCGAAAATGAAATAAAACGTTCAAATGCTATTTTAAATAACCAAAACTTTATAGCAAAAGCTCCTGCAAATAAAGTGGAAGAAGAAAAGCAAAAATTAGCTAAATATCAAGAAGAATACAACAAATACAAGGAGGAATTAGAATGAAAATCTTAGATGGTAAAAGTCTTGCAAAAAAAAGAACAGAAGAACTTATTGTACAATTCAAAGACATAAGAGAAAAATTGGGGCGTAAACCAATTTTATCTATCATTCAAGTTGGAGATAATCCTGCCTCAACTCAATATATTAAAAACAAAATGAAAAAGGCGGAAGAATTAGGTGTTGAAGCAATTCATCATCATTTTCCAGCAGATATTAGACAAAAAGATCTTCTTAAAAAATTAGATGTTATTAATGAAAAGGCTGATGGTATTATTATTCAACTTCCTTTACCAAAAGAATCTGCTACTCAAGTTATCTTAGACAGTGTCAGAATTGAAAAGGACATTGATGGATTATGTACTAGAAATGCATTTAATTTCTATAATCAAACAGATGATTTTACATTGGTTCCAGCAACTGCTCTTGGGATATTAGACCTTTTACATAGTTACAAGGTTGAACTTTATGAAAAACGTGTTGCAGTTATCGGGCGTTCAATTTTAGTTGGTAAACCAACTGCTTTCTTACTTAAACAAGAAGGTTGCAATGTTTCAACCTACAATAGAAACACAGGTATTAAAGGTGTTGAAAGTGCCGACATTGTTGTTGTTGCCGCAGGTGAAGCTAAACTACTCAAAAAGGCTAATGTTAAAGAGGGGGCAGTAGTAATTGATGTTGGTGCTAACTGAGTTGAGGAAGATGGTCAAAAAGTGCTTTACGGTGATGTTGACATTGAAACAATGCCAAATCATCTCAGTGCATTTGCACCTGTTCCTGGTGGAGTTGGACCAATGACAATTGTGTCGCTATTTAGCAACTTGGCTAAATCAATTATTCATGTTCATAGACTTTAATTCTTAAATTGAACCTAATGGTTCTTTTTTATTTTTAAGGTAAAATTTGCATTTTAAATTATTTAATATTAAATCTAGTAATATTTATTAAATATAAATTAGAGTTTTTGGAGGCAGATTATGAAATTCACATCATTAATTGAAAAGAGAGTTAAAGCAATAAAAACTACAAAAAGGATAATTTTTGTTGATGGTGATGATACTCGTGCACTTGAAGCTGTTAAACAACTTGAAAAATTTAAGAACATTGAAATCACACTTTTAACAGAGAATGATGTTAATCTTCAAACAAGTGCAAAAGTTATAGACATTAACAAAGATAAACAACTTCAAGATCAACTTGCACAAAAATATTTTGAACTGCGAAAAGGTAAGGAGTCTATTGAACAAGCTCAAAAAAGTTTACAAAGTCGACCTTTTTATGCAATGATGCTCTTAGCGACAGGACAAGCAGATGGTGTAGTTGGTGGCCTTAATTATTCAACAGCAGATATATTAAGAGCAGCTTTTAAGGCAATTGGTTCAAAAGAAGGTATAAAAACCATTTCATCAGTTATGGTTCTTCACAATAATAAAAATACTTATTTCTTTAGTGATATATCTGTAAATGTTAAACCTGACCAAAGTTCACTAGTTGAAATTGGTCTTAATGCAGCAGAATTTGCTCAAAGTATGGGTTATGATCCTAAATTGGCATTTTTGAGTTTTTCAACAAACTATTCAGCAAAAACACCAGAAAGCGAATTGGTTCACAAAGCAACAGAAGAATTTAATTCAATTTATAATGGTACAAAAGCTATTGGTGAAATTCAACTTGACGCCGCTCTTGACTTAGAAGTTAGAAAAGCTAAATACAAATTAGAAAATTATAATGAGCCGGCTAATACACTAATTTTCCCTGACTTAGGTGCTGGTAACATAGGATATAAATTAGTTCAAAGGTTAGGTGGTTATGGGGCTATTGGACCAATAGTTGTTGGGACCAAAATGCCAGTTAATGACCTTTCAAGAGGTTCAAGTGTTAGTGATGTAGTCAACACAATATTAATTACAATATTACAATCAGTTAAATAAGGAGTTATTATGAGTAAACAAAAAGTTTTAGTTATTAATGCAGGAAGTAGTTCAATTAAGTTATCACTTTTTGATAAGCGAACACTACAAATTATTGCTAATGGTATTGCTGAAAGAATTACACTTGGTGAAGGTAAAGTAACAATTAAATACAATTCACAAGCATTCAATCGTGATGTGACAATGCCAAATCATACTGTTGCAGTTGAGAACATTTTAGACTTAATGTCGCAAATTGGACTAATTGATAATCCTGAAGAAATTGAGCTTATTGGTTTTAGAGTGGTACATGGTGGCCCTTATTTTACAACAAGTGTTAAATTAAATGCTAATGAAATAGACTTAATTGAAAAAGCAAAAATTTATGCTCCTTTGCACAACCCTGGTGCAGTTCAAGCGATGAAAGCATTTAAAAAGGTTATGCCACATGCAAAAATGAGTGTTGACTTTGATACTGCATTCCATACAAGTATTCCAGATGTCAATGCCATCTATCCAATTCCATATCAATGAAGCGAAGAATTAAAAATTCGTCGTTTTGGTGCTCATGGAATTAGTCATGAATTTATTACACTTAAATTACAAGAAATACTTAAAAAACAAAAAGTTAATTTAGTTAACTTACATATTGGCAATGGTGCTTCTCTTTGTGCAATTAAGGATAACAAATCAATTGATACATCAATGGGCCTTACACCGCTTGCTGGAATTATGATGGGCTCTCGTTCAGGTGATATTGATCCATCAATTCATGAATTCATTAGTGAACAACTTGGTTTAAATATTCATGAAATAACTGAACATTTAAACAAGAAAAGCGGGCTTTTAGGTGTTTCTGGAATCTCAAGTGATGTTCGTGATATAACAAAAGCTATTGAAGAAAAGAATAAAAGAGCTGAATTTGCTTTTGAGCTATATGCACAAAAAATTGCTGATTTTACAGCACTTTATGCAAACAAAATTGGTAGCAAACTTGATGCCATTGTCTTTACTGCTGGCGTAGGAGAAAATACTCCTTCAATGAGACAAAGAGTAATTGATAAGTTGCACTTTGCTAAAATCAAAATTGATGACAAATTAAATAATTCAAAAATTGGTGAATATGCCCTTATCTCAACAAAAGACAGCGATGTTAAGGTTTATGTAATTAGAACTAATGAAGAATTACTAATTGCAAAACATGCAATTGAGTTGTATAAATAATTATGCATAAGGTAGCTATTTATCCAGGTTCTTTTGATCCTTTACATAAAGGACATATTTCAGTAGTTGAGAAAGCACTAAAACTTTTTGACAATCTAATTGTCATTGTTTCAATTAACCCTGATAAAGACAATTTAGAAAATCTTGATATAAGATTTAATAATGTTAAAAATTCCTTAAAAGACTATAAAACAGTCATTGTGGTAAAAAATGAAAACAATTTGATAGCTCAAATTGCTAAGGATTATGGTGCTAATTTCATAGTTAGATCTGCTCGCAATAATTTAGATTACAACTATGAGTTAGTTCTTGCTGCTGCTAATAATTCACTTAATAAGGATCTTGAAACTATTTTAATATTGCCTGATTATGAAAACATAGATTACTCATCAACGCTACTAAGACACAAACAAAAGTTAGGTAAAAAATAATGTGAAAATTTGTAACTTCTGCAATTGATAAGAAACAATGACTTGACTGTAAGAATAGCATTCAAGTTTGTTTTTGAGGTCGATCAAATGTTGGCAAGAGTTCACTATTAAATTCAATTACAAATCAAAATATATCTTTTGTATCAAAACACCCAGGTCGAACTCAATTAATAAATTATTTTGTTGATAACAATAATAAATACATTGTAGACTTACCGGGATATGGCTATGCAGAAATGCCAAAAGATAAAATAGTTAAAATGAATTTAGCTGTTAGAGATTTTTTAAAAAACGATCCATCCCCAAAACACATATTCTTGCTTATTGATAGCCGAACTGGTTTTACAAAGAATGATTTTGAAACTTTAAATTTTATCAACTCACTTAAGTGAAATTACGATATAGTTTACACAAAAGTTGATAAACTAAATCAGAAAGAAAAGTCGGCACTCATTAAAAAACATAATGAATTGGATAATAACTCAATTAGAGAATCAACTAATATATTTTTAATATCAAGTATTAAAATTATAAATTTAAATGACTTAATAACTCACCTAGAGTCTTTGCTTTATGATTAGTCTTATTTCATTATTAATGTATAATTACATATATTAATTTAATAAGGAAGATAATGAAGAAAAAAATGGCTATTGCTTTGAGTTCAATCGCAATTGCTGGAACAATTGCTAATATTGGTGCAGTGATTTATGTATTGAACAAAGTAAATAAATATTCAAATGATATTAGAAAGCAATTAGATGCTTTCAAATTTTCATTAGCAAATCCTGAAGATCCTCAATACAAAATCAACATTGCTGAACATCTAGCAAGTGAATATACTTATGCAAATTATTATTACTATGAAACATATGAGAGTAGTAAGGAACCAACATTAAGAAATACAGATGAAAGTGAAAAAAATTATTGAAGAGCTCAGTTAGAATCAAAAGTTGAAAAAAACTGGTTAAAGAATGATGATTTGTCTCCGCAAGCATTTTTAAGAAATCAATTATTTTCACTTATTAATAATAAGATGCAAAGAATTGACAAATTTTATAATGATTACAATATTTTTTACCACTCTCATGCAAATGATTTTACCGGAACTCTTTATCTAACAGTTTCCCTTGAACACAAAAGCGATGAAAAAAATAAAGATGGAAAAACTAAAAATATTAGTGAGAGAATTAATAAGTGAATTTCAAAAACATATGTTTTAAATGGTTTCAAAAAAATTACTGAAAAAGAAGTATATGAGAGTAGTATAAACCCTGTTAATGTTCCTCATTCATGAAGAATGGAAGTTAATGAAAAATTAAGACAGACTTTTTACAAAAAAGAGAAAAAAACAGTTGATGAATTGTTTAACTCACTTCCAAGAGAAGACCTTTCAAGTGACTTTAATAGTAATAAAGCAAGAATTGCAGAAAATTATGCAGAAATTAAAAAGTTCTTCAATATACCTGAGGAGTTAAACAAAAAAACAAATAATCCGGAATATAAAATTGACACAAAGCGTGGATTGTGATTTACAAAAGGGACTGATACCTCATTAATTTTGAACTTTTATGCCTATAAAATAGTCCCTGAAGCCGAAGCACCAAAAAATGATAATGATAGAACATCACTAATTAAATCAAGAAAAATTGATCTTCAAAAGCCTTTTAAGCAGGAAATTAATATTAAATATTTTGAACTTGAAAAGATAATAAAAGACAATGTTGAAATTAAAGTTATTGGCAATGATCAAATTAACCATATAGATTTCAAAACACCTGCTACATCACTTGAGTGAGTAATTAATAGTTCAGAAAATTCTGGTGTTTATAAAAATGCAAGTAGAGGTTATTACAAGAGAATTCAATTAGACTTTAAGATTAGTTTCAAAGATAGTAGCCTTTATGAATTATTTTATTGTACAAAACAAATAGAAGATTATTCAAAAGAAAAAGATAAATATAAAGGTGAACCATTAGTAAAATTTGATGAATTAACTGGAGAAGCTACTTTCTATGTTGGAATAAAGGCTAAAAGCCCAGATAAAAGATATGAATCGTATAACACAAACCCTGAATTTATTGGCGAAGTAAAACTTACAGGGTTTAAGAAGACATAATCAAAAGAGCAAACGCTCTTTTTTCTTTAAAAAAATGGCTCATATTAGTCTAAAACCCATAATATGTTATTTAATTCGATATTTTAATATAAAATATTAATTAGTATTGTAAATATACATACAAGTTTATTTTAATTAAGGAGAAAAATGAACATTACTGATAAAAGAAGCAAATTGGTTATTACTGTAGGTCCATCAAGTGATAACTACAATATGCTTCGTTCATTAATTGAAGCAGGTGCTACCTGTGTTCGTGCTAACTTTAGTCACGGTGACCATGCAGAACAATTAAACAAATTTGTTCTTGCTCAAAAAATTTCAAAAGACTTACATCTTCCAATTTCTCTAATGTTAGATACAAAAGGTCCAGAAATTCGCTTAGGAAAAATGAAAGATGGTAAACAAGAGATTCCTATTGACAAGGAAATTAAAGTTTGAACAACAAAAGAAAAATATGAAACTGTTGAAGGCACAGAAGATGAATTAACAGTAGCATATGACATGGCACAAGACTTAACTGTTGGAAACCGTGTTTTATTTGATGATGGTAAACTTACAACAGTTGTTACAAAAGTTGACAAAAAGAATGGCTATGTTATTGTTAAAACACTTAATAGACACTTACTAAAAACTAATAAGCGTATTAACTTACCAGGTGTTGACTTCTCACTACCATTTTTAGCAGAAAAAGACATCGAAGATGTTAAATTTGGAATTAAAGTAGGTATTAACTATGTAGCAGCTTCATTTGTTAACTCAGCTAAAAACGTTCAAGAATTACGTAAATTATTAGATGAAAACGGTGGAAAACACGTTAAAATTATTTCAAAAATAGAAAGCCACTTAGGTATCAAGAATATTGATGAAATTATTGAAGCATCAAATGGTATTATGGTTGCTCGTGGTGACTTAGGTCTTGAAATTCCTTACTATGATGTTCCTTACTATGAAAAAATAATGATCAGAAAATGTCGTGAAGCAGGTAAGCCAGTTGTTATTGCTACTCAAATGCTTGACTCAATGGAAAACTCGCCTCATCCAACACGTGCTGAAGTAACCGACGTTTATTATGCAACAGAAATGGGTTCAGACTCAACAATGCTTTCAGGTGAAAGTGCATCAGGTAACTATCCATTAGAAGCTGTTACAGTTATGTCAAAAATTAATAGACGTGCTGAAAGAGAATTCTACAACAAAAATTACTACGACGTTCAATTAGAAGAAGTTAGAAAAAACTCTTCAAGTTCAAAACGTTCAAGAATTGCTTATGATGTTGCTAACAGAACACGTTATGGTGACTACAAATTTGCTGTTGTTCTTTCAAGAACAGGTGAATTATTAAGTGAAGTTGCTAAATTTAGACCAAACACATCAATTATTGGAATTATAAACGATGAAAAATTAATTGGTGGCTTTGGTGTTACATCTAGTGTTTGAGTTTCATTAGACTCAATTGAATTGTTCACAAAAATTAAGAAAGACAAATCAAAAGCTATTGCTGCTCTTAAACCTTATGGTGTTAAAAAAGGTGATCGTTTCTTGGTTGTTGAAAACGAAAGTATTACAGAATTTGTTGCTTAATTTCACTCTTAAATACGCAGAAATGCGTATTTTTAATTTTTGCTAAAAACAAGGTTTATATCCTTCTCATTTCAAAACCCCAGCTTGTTTCTTTGTGCCTCATTTTGAGCCTTATTTAGTTTTCAAAAATACTCCTTTTGTTGTTTATTGTTTACTCAGTAATATTTGTCACGGTGGTCAATTGAAATATAGGAAACACGAGCTAGGCCACGTTCAATTAATTTAAGTGCAAGGTCCTCACCTTTGTCATCATAAACCTTACAAACTCATCGATTATATTTATCTTTTGTGATGTATTGAATCTTAACATTCCTTTGATAAGTCGACTTATTAAGATAAGCTTTTGCTTTTTGACCATAATAATTCTCAAGTTTAGCTAACTTTTGTTTATTATTTTTATATGTTTCAGGAGTATCTACACCAAATAACCTAACCCCTTGTTTTATAGTATCATTGGTAAAATAGAAAGTGTCTCCATCACTAACCTCATAGTATCAATTTATGTTGAATGTTTGATTTAATTGTGGGTCAATAATTGCACTTTGACAACTTAGTAAACTCAAATTTGTTAATGGAATTAAGATAAAAGGAACTAGTTTTAAAATCTTCTTCATATATTAACCTAGCCGTTTTTTTAAAAAAAGTGATCAAAAAAGAAAAATAAAAGAGGTTTTTAAAACCTCTTAATACTAATTATTAAGCTTTATCATTTGAACCAAATTGTCTAATTTTTTCTCTTACTGTTTCACACATTGCTTTATAACCTGATGCATAAAGTTTACGTGGATCAAAGTTTTTTCCCTTAAGATCTTCACCTGATTCAATGTAGGCTCTTAAAGCTTTGTGATTTGCTTGTTGTAATTCAGTATTAACATTAATTTTGGTTACACCTAAACTAATAGCCTTAGAAATTTGGTCGGCTGGAATACCTGAACCACCGTGTAGAACAATCCCGATTTTTGCAGCATTGCTTATTTCAACTAACTTGTCAAAATTAAGTGATTCTCAACTTTCAGGGTAAGGTCCATGAATATTACCAATCCCGGCTGCTAAAACATCAATACCTGTTTGAGCCATTTCTTTTGCTTCTTCTGGATCAGCAAATTCTCCATTGCCAACAATACCATCTTCTTCGCCGCCAATTGTTCCAACTTCTGCTTCCATAGACATATTGGCTTTTTTAGCTAATTTAACTAATTCTTTTGTCTTTTCTAAGTTTTCTTCATATGGTAAGTGTGAACCATCGAACATAATTGATGTGTAACCAGCTTTAATAGCTTTTTTAGCACCTTCATATGTTCCGTGGTCTAAGTGAAGAGCAACAGGAACGCTTATGTTGTAGTCCTTCATCATACCATTAACCATTCCTACAACAATGTTCATACCACCCATATATTTAATTGCGCCTTCACTTGTTGCAATAATAACTGGTGATTTTTCCTCTTGTGCTGTTAATAGAACAGCTTTGGCTCACTCAAGATTATTAATGTTGATGTGAGGAATAGCATATTTGCCTTTTTTTGCTTTCTTAAGCATACTTGATGCATTTGTTAATTTCATTTTCTTCTCCTAAAAATTATTTGTCCATTTCAAAACCGCTTCTTGTTGTTCACTCATTATTACCTTTGTGAACAAAACGAGAATCAACAGTTAGCAAACGATATAATTCGCCCTTTTTTTCTACTTCTAGATCTTTGAAATCAATTTCTTTTGTTGCTGCTTCAACTGATCATTTTTCGCTCAAACTTGTTCTAACTTCTTTAAAAATGTCGTTGAATTTAACAAACTTTCCACCTTGACATTTTTCAGAAGTATATTCAAGCACAATGCTTAACATCGTCTTCATTTAACCTCCAAAGACTTATAAAACTTATTAAAGTAATTATAATTTAAAATAAAGAATTTTTTTATTAATTTATCTTATGCTCCTATATTAAAGTGAAAATGTTTTTAGAATAATTCAATTTGGCTAAATTAGGTATAAAAAAGCCAATAACAAAAAACAACCAACTATATGGTTGCTTAGACTACTAATAAGCTATATTGTTATTTTTGTTAATAAGAGGAGCAATAATGTTATATGTAAAGTAAATTATAAACATATTAAACCAAATTTTAACTGGGCTAAATAAAATATGGTTGAAGACAAATACAAAGATGTTGCTTTCACCTGGTTTTTGTAATGATTGCTGATCAGCAAATGATAATAATGGTACATTAATTAATTCAATTAAAGCTGAAAATATGATAATAGGGACAATAACTAAATAATTTGATGGTTTCATTTTAAACCTTGCAATAATAATAAAGAAAAACATTAATGTATAACCAGAAAGCATTGTTGCTAATAGACCTCACTTATTTGGAATAACGCCTTTTTTAATAATATTTTCTGGTATAACAAAGGCAACAAGTCAGAAGATAAATAATGAAAAAAGTGCTAATAGAACTAATGCTACAAAAAGGTTAATATTTAATAAAATATTTGCTGTCCCGTTGATACGAATACTTTTACGTTTTTCTTGTGCAAGAATAATTTTATTTTCCAATTTTATAATTTTCTTTTCATTGGATAGGTTTAATTTTAACTTATCAATTTGCTTACTAAGTTTTCAAATTTTGCTCTCATAAACATTATCTTGAAACTCACCGCCAAAATAATAACGAAATAATTTAACAAATAAGAAACCAATTAATCCTGCAATAATTCCATCAACCATGGTTGCTAATGTGTAAAGCGGATTATAAAATGATGGCACAAATAAAAATGACAACAAATCGCTTATTAAACCAACAATTCCACCAATTAATGGTCCAAAAATAAAACCACTAATTTTGATAGGAAGACCTATAAAACTTATTTTATATGTTGGTATTGATGCAACAGGAACAAGAGAAGTTGCAATAACCAAAAATACAACCGAGATTGCAATTAATATTCCAACAAAACAAATTTTTCTTATTGTTCATTTTGGAAAAATTGATCATTCTTCTCAAAATTTTTTAAATTTGTTTTCTTTCACTTGTTTATCATTTTTATTACTTTTTCGCATTTCTTCCTTTAATATAACTATATATTTAATTCTCTTTCTAATCTTTTGAATTCTGCTGTTAATCGACCATAAAATTCTAATATTGATCTAATATCATTTAGGTCACGGATTTGCTTATCACGATATAAATCAGTAAAATTATTGCAATAATTATTAATGAGTCTATGTTTTATGGCCAACCTTGTTTTTAATGCATTAAGTATCTTCTCAGCTCTTTGTTTAAATCTCCAATTGTCATTTTTATTTCTACTAGCAAATCATTCAACTATTTTTTTGACTGATACTTTTTTTACGATGTGTGCTTTATCAAGATTATTTAAATTTTTATATGAAGAAAAATCAACATTTTGAAAAACTTTTCATGTTTCACTATTGCCAACATCTAAAACTAAATCAGGATATTTTTTAAGCGAATCTACATAGTATTTAACTAAATCAATGTATTTATCGAAATATGATGAAATATTCTCGTGATTACAACTCTCTTCAACAACATTGTATAATTTTACTAAATATCTTTTACCTTTTTTAGGTGCATGATATGTATCATTAAATTCATTAATTAATTTTTCAATTTTTGCATATCAATCTGTGTAATTGTCATCTGCCATATAAGTTAAAACTTCTTTTAGTGAAGTTCATTTTTCTTCCAATTTTTTCATTTTATTAATTGTGGGTTCTAAATCAATTCTAGAATCAGTACAACTTGTTGCACAAAGAACACTTAAAAGTGAACCTGAAGCAATAGTTAAGTTTGAACCTAATAAAAATTTGCTAGTTTTTTTCATATATTCCTTAATGCCATTTTATTATTTGCCTCTAACATAAGTGTTTTAGATAAATTTTAATATTGGTTATGATTGTTTTCAATCATTGTACCTTTTAACAATTCTATCTATTTCGCTTTGTAAGTGACCAAAACAGATGATTGCATCTCTATATTCCCTGTGGGTTTTAATTTTAGTTTTATAAAATCTTTCATAAAAATTTCCATATAAAATCTTTATTATTTCGGCCGTGTGCGGTTGTCTTATTTTTCTTGCTTTAT is a genomic window containing:
- a CDS encoding bifunctional 5,10-methylenetetrahydrofolate dehydrogenase/5,10-methenyltetrahydrofolate cyclohydrolase; translation: MKILDGKSLAKKRTEELIVQFKDIREKLGRKPILSIIQVGDNPASTQYIKNKMKKAEELGVEAIHHHFPADIRQKDLLKKLDVINEKADGIIIQLPLPKESATQVILDSVRIEKDIDGLCTRNAFNFYNQTDDFTLVPATALGILDLLHSYKVELYEKRVAVIGRSILVGKPTAFLLKQEGCNVSTYNRNTGIKGVESADIVVVAAGEAKLLKKANVKEGAVVIDVGANWVEEDGQKVLYGDVDIETMPNHLSAFAPVPGGVGPMTIVSLFSNLAKSIIHVHRL
- a CDS encoding phosphotransacetylase: MKFTSLIEKRVKAIKTTKRIIFVDGDDTRALEAVKQLEKFKNIEITLLTENDVNLQTSAKVIDINKDKQLQDQLAQKYFELRKGKESIEQAQKSLQSRPFYAMMLLATGQADGVVGGLNYSTADILRAAFKAIGSKEGIKTISSVMVLHNNKNTYFFSDISVNVKPDQSSLVEIGLNAAEFAQSMGYDPKLAFLSFSTNYSAKTPESELVHKATEEFNSIYNGTKAIGEIQLDAALDLEVRKAKYKLENYNEPANTLIFPDLGAGNIGYKLVQRLGGYGAIGPIVVGTKMPVNDLSRGSSVSDVVNTILITILQSVK
- a CDS encoding acetate/propionate family kinase — encoded protein: MSKQKVLVINAGSSSIKLSLFDKRTLQIIANGIAERITLGEGKVTIKYNSQAFNRDVTMPNHTVAVENILDLMSQIGLIDNPEEIELIGFRVVHGGPYFTTSVKLNANEIDLIEKAKIYAPLHNPGAVQAMKAFKKVMPHAKMSVDFDTAFHTSIPDVNAIYPIPYQWSEELKIRRFGAHGISHEFITLKLQEILKKQKVNLVNLHIGNGASLCAIKDNKSIDTSMGLTPLAGIMMGSRSGDIDPSIHEFISEQLGLNIHEITEHLNKKSGLLGVSGISSDVRDITKAIEEKNKRAEFAFELYAQKIADFTALYANKIGSKLDAIVFTAGVGENTPSMRQRVIDKLHFAKIKIDDKLNNSKIGEYALISTKDSDVKVYVIRTNEELLIAKHAIELYK
- the coaD gene encoding pantetheine-phosphate adenylyltransferase produces the protein MHKVAIYPGSFDPLHKGHISVVEKALKLFDNLIVIVSINPDKDNLENLDIRFNNVKNSLKDYKTVIVVKNENNLIAQIAKDYGANFIVRSARNNLDYNYELVLAAANNSLNKDLETILILPDYENIDYSSTLLRHKQKLGKK
- the yihA gene encoding ribosome biogenesis GTP-binding protein YihA/YsxC, which produces MWKFVTSAIDKKQWLDCKNSIQVCFWGRSNVGKSSLLNSITNQNISFVSKHPGRTQLINYFVDNNNKYIVDLPGYGYAEMPKDKIVKMNLAVRDFLKNDPSPKHIFLLIDSRTGFTKNDFETLNFINSLKWNYDIVYTKVDKLNQKEKSALIKKHNELDNNSIRESTNIFLISSIKIINLNDLITHLESLLYD
- a CDS encoding MAG1430 family protein; translation: MKKKMAIALSSIAIAGTIANIGAVIYVLNKVNKYSNDIRKQLDAFKFSLANPEDPQYKINIAEHLASEYTYANYYYYETYESSKEPTLRNTDESEKNYWRAQLESKVEKNWLKNDDLSPQAFLRNQLFSLINNKMQRIDKFYNDYNIFYHSHANDFTGTLYLTVSLEHKSDEKNKDGKTKNISERINKWISKTYVLNGFKKITEKEVYESSINPVNVPHSWRMEVNEKLRQTFYKKEKKTVDELFNSLPREDLSSDFNSNKARIAENYAEIKKFFNIPEELNKKTNNPEYKIDTKRGLWFTKGTDTSLILNFYAYKIVPEAEAPKNDNDRTSLIKSRKIDLQKPFKQEINIKYFELEKIIKDNVEIKVIGNDQINHIDFKTPATSLEWVINSSENSGVYKNASRGYYKRIQLDFKISFKDSSLYELFYCTKQIEDYSKEKDKYKGEPLVKFDELTGEATFYVGIKAKSPDKRYESYNTNPEFIGEVKLTGFKKT
- the pyk gene encoding pyruvate kinase, whose protein sequence is MNITDKRSKLVITVGPSSDNYNMLRSLIEAGATCVRANFSHGDHAEQLNKFVLAQKISKDLHLPISLMLDTKGPEIRLGKMKDGKQEIPIDKEIKVWTTKEKYETVEGTEDELTVAYDMAQDLTVGNRVLFDDGKLTTVVTKVDKKNGYVIVKTLNRHLLKTNKRINLPGVDFSLPFLAEKDIEDVKFGIKVGINYVAASFVNSAKNVQELRKLLDENGGKHVKIISKIESHLGIKNIDEIIEASNGIMVARGDLGLEIPYYDVPYYEKIMIRKCREAGKPVVIATQMLDSMENSPHPTRAEVTDVYYATEMGSDSTMLSGESASGNYPLEAVTVMSKINRRAEREFYNKNYYDVQLEEVRKNSSSSKRSRIAYDVANRTRYGDYKFAVVLSRTGELLSEVAKFRPNTSIIGIINDEKLIGGFGVTSSVWVSLDSIELFTKIKKDKSKAIAALKPYGVKKGDRFLVVENESITEFVA
- a CDS encoding thermonuclease family protein, coding for MKKILKLVPFILIPLTNLSLLSCQSAIIDPQLNQTFNINWYYEVSDGDTFYFTNDTIKQGVRLFGVDTPETYKNNKQKLAKLENYYGQKAKAYLNKSTYQRNVKIQYITKDKYNRWVCKVYDDKGEDLALKLIERGLARVSYISIDHRDKYYWVNNKQQKEYFWKLNKAQNEAQRNKLGFWNEKDINLVFSKN
- the fba gene encoding class II fructose-1,6-bisphosphate aldolase, producing MKLTNASSMLKKAKKGKYAIPHININNLEWAKAVLLTAQEEKSPVIIATSEGAIKYMGGMNIVVGMVNGMMKDYNISVPVALHLDHGTYEGAKKAIKAGYTSIMFDGSHLPYEENLEKTKELVKLAKKANMSMEAEVGTIGGEEDGIVGNGEFADPEEAKEMAQTGIDVLAAGIGNIHGPYPESWESLNFDKLVEISNAAKIGIVLHGGSGIPADQISKAISLGVTKINVNTELQQANHKALRAYIESGEDLKGKNFDPRKLYASGYKAMCETVREKIRQFGSNDKA
- the rpoE gene encoding DNA-directed RNA polymerase subunit delta; the encoded protein is MKTMLSIVLEYTSEKCQGGKFVKFNDIFKEVRTSLSEKWSVEAATKEIDFKDLEVEKKGELYRLLTVDSRFVHKGNNEWTTRSGFEMDK
- a CDS encoding ECF transporter S component: MRKSNKNDKQVKENKFKKFWEEWSIFPKWTIRKICFVGILIAISVVFLVIATSLVPVASIPTYKISFIGLPIKISGFIFGPLIGGIVGLISDLLSFLFVPSFYNPLYTLATMVDGIIAGLIGFLFVKLFRYYFGGEFQDNVYESKIWKLSKQIDKLKLNLSNEKKIIKLENKIILAQEKRKSIRINGTANILLNINLFVALVLLALFSLFIFWLVAFVIPENIIKKGVIPNKWGLLATMLSGYTLMFFFIIIARFKMKPSNYLVIVPIIIFSALIELINVPLLSFADQQSLQKPGESNIFVFVFNHILFSPVKIWFNMFIIYFTYNIIAPLINKNNNIAY